A genomic stretch from Octopus sinensis linkage group LG14, ASM634580v1, whole genome shotgun sequence includes:
- the LOC115219356 gene encoding ferritin heavy chain B-like — protein sequence MIWREERYTDICIVLYSYISQKHGLLAFQDALALEKIVSQSLEGIIAEDDFQLNHFIENEYLDEQVDTIKILGDYVRQLEMFSDDQYTLGQYIFDKNLLKSLKHGKDKEDMTKQY from the exons ATGATAtggagag AGGAAAGATACACCGatatttgtattgtattataCTCTTATATTTCACAGAAACATGGGTTATTAGCTTTTCAAGATGCTTTAGCTTTGGAGAAGATCGTGAGTCAAAGTCTGGAAGGAATTATCGCAGAAGATGACTTTCAG tTGAACCACTTCATTGAAAACGAATATCTGGACGAGCAAGTTGATACCATTAAAATCCTTGGTGACTATGTCCGGCAGCTGGAAATGTTTTCCGATGATCAATATACTCTGGGTCAATACATATTTgacaagaatttattaaaatctttaaaacatGGAAAAGATAAAGAAGATATGACCAAGCAATATTAA